One segment of Salvelinus alpinus chromosome 1, SLU_Salpinus.1, whole genome shotgun sequence DNA contains the following:
- the LOC139539563 gene encoding ceramide glucosyltransferase has protein sequence MALLDLAMQGFSIFGFILFLVLWFMHFMSIIYVRLYLNKKSSDKQPYSKLAGVSLLKPLKGVDPNLINNLETFFELDYPKFEILLCVQDHDDPAIDVCKKLLGKYPNVDARLFIGGKKVGINPKINNLMPGYEGAKYDLVWICDSGIRVKPDTLTDMANQMTEKVGLVHGLPYVADRQGFAATLEQVYFGTSHPRSYISANVMGIKCVTGMSCLMRKDILDQAGGLITFAQYIAEDYFMAKAIADRGWKFSMATQVAMQNSGSYSVAQFQSRMIRWAKLRINMLPATICEPISECFVASLIIGWSAHHVFHWDIMVFFMCHCLAWFISDYIQLRGVQGGAPSFSKLDYAVAWFIRESMTVQIFLSALWDPTISWRTGRYRLRCGGTAEEILDV, from the exons CCGACTCTATCTCAACAAGAAGAGCAGTGACAAGCAGCCCTACAGTAAGCTGGCGGGGGTCTCTCTACTGAAGCCACTGAAAGGAGTAGACCCCAATCTCATCAATAACCTGGAGACCTTCTTTGAGCTCGACTACCCCAAG ttTGAGATCCTACTCTGTGTCCAGGACCATGACGACCCAGCCATTGATGTTTGTAAAAAGCTTCTAGGAAAATATCCCAACGTTGATGCTCGGCTATTTATAG GAGGAAAGAAGGTCGGCATCAACCCCAAGATTAATAACCTGATGCCGGGTTATGAAGGGGCCAAGTATGACCTGGTGTGGATCTGCGACAGCGGAATACGAG TGAAACCGGACACTCTGACCGATATGGCCAACCAGATGACAGAGAAGGTGGGGTTGGTCCATGGCCTTCCCTACGTGGCCGACAGACAGGGCTTCGCTGCTACACTGGAGCAG GTGTACTTTGGCACGTCCCACCCGCGCTCCTACATCTCAGCCAACGTAATGGGTATTAAGTGTGTGACAGGGATGTCCTGTCTGATGAGGAAAGATATCCTGGACCAGGCTGGAGGGCTGATAACCTTCGCTCAGTACATCGCTGAGGACTACTTTATGGCGAAGGCCATCGCTGACAG GGGATGGAAGTTCTCCATGGCAACGCAGGTAGCCATGCAGAACTCTGGGTCCTATTCAGTTGCTCAGTTCCAGTCCCGCATGATCAG ATGGGCCAAGCTTCGTATCAACATGCTCCCCGCCACCATCTGTGAGCCCATCTCAGAATGTTTCGTAGCCAGCCTGATCATTGGCTGGTCGGCGCATCACGTGTTCCACTGGGATATTATGGTCTTCTTCATGTGCCACTGTCTGGCTTGGTTTATCTCTGACTACATCCAGCTCCGAGGagtccag GGCGGCGCGCCATCCTTCTCCAAACTGGACTACGCTGTAGCCTGGTTCATCAGAGAGTCCATGACCGTCCAGATCTTCCTGTCGGCCCTGTGGGACCCCACCATCAGCTGGAGGACGGGGCGCTACAGGTTACGATGTGGGGGTACGGCCGAGGAGATCCTGGACGTATAG